Genomic window (Vidua macroura isolate BioBank_ID:100142 chromosome 3, ASM2450914v1, whole genome shotgun sequence):
TCATTTACCCACAGTCCTGCCTCACCAAGGAGGCTCCAGGTCACTGGAGGTCAGCCAGTGTGATGTCCTTTTACAAGAAGGgttggaaggaggatctgggaaACTACAGACtggtcagcctgacctcagtgctggggaaggtcATGGAGCAGATAATCTTGAGTGCATCATATGGCATGGCCAGCACAACCAGGGGATTGGGGCCCAGCCATCACGGCTTTGTGAAAGGAAGGTCCCacttgaccaacctgatctacATCTGTGATACAGTGACCTCCTTAATGAAtgaaggaaaggctgtggatgttgtctactTGGAGTTTAGTAAAGCTTCTGATATTTTCCACAGCATTCTCCATGAGAAACTGGCTGCTTATGGCTTGGACAGGTGCACTATTCACTGGATAAAAACTTgtctggatggctgggcccagagagtgatAGGGAATGGGGatggtctcttctcccagacaaGTGATTTGCCAAGAACAAAGAGAATCAAGTTGCACCAGGTGAGttttagattggatatcaggaaagatgtcttcactgaaagagttgtcaagcattggaacaggttgcccagggaagtgttggagtcatcatccctggaggtatttaaatgGTGtttagatgtggcacttagacACATGATTTAGTgatgggcttggcagtgctgggttaatagctggactcaatgatcttatCTTTTCAACACAAACTAtactgattctatgattctctgtcACCATGAAGTTTTCCTGCTTAGAAATATGCCACTGCAATCAGTATCCTGCTGTATTCTTGGTATAGCAGCAGCATACATAAGCATAGAGTTGGTACTGTTAACCTTTAATTAagattaaataatgaaaaaggaagCAACTTTACCTAACTGATGGCTTTTGCCCTAACTATGTCATGAATACAGAgataaaacaaagaaagcaattttGCTTGACGTGATGTCAGCTTTAATGTAACCTTTCTGATTAACAAAATTAGACAGCAATTAAATAGTGATCAAATCAGTCTTTATTGATTATTTATAAGAAACTTCCTGGAAATATAAGTGTTGGATCTTTTAACTGACAGTTTACCACAAGACAAAGCTAACAGCAAAAAGTGACAGGCTTTATTGCATGATTATTGATGTACGCAGCAGAGCGAGATAACATTCTGACACAAGCCCTTAAAAAAGGGTACTGTAATTTTGTTCAACCAAAATtcatatttaacaaaaaaatatgtttttctgcaaaaatcTTATGCTGCCACATGCAACCCCTTGTTACTTCAGTACATCCTGTTTGGGTACTTTTAAGTTTTTCCAACGCCTCAAAAtaactttgtatttttcactttcagttttatcagataatttttttaagactaCACGCATAACTACAGCAGCTCCTGTTTCTTTATCTTCACCTATTATGAGATCCAGTGTGTCACCAAGTTTCACCTGGAATCAGAAAGAGAAGATGAGTGATTATAAACATTGcctgagaaaaacaaatcccccacaatcttcctttctttccactTAATATTCTTATCtcacaggagaggaggaaggcagCCAATACTAGACCTATTATAGATCCTCCAGTGATGAACTTCTAGGAAAGCCGTGGCAATACGCAATTACATGTCTCATGACCTTCCCTGCCAAGAGCTTCACCCTCCGTGTTATACAACCAACACCTAACTGTGAAAAAGGTTTTATGTATGTCTTTTTTCCCGAAGTGTGCTTTCCACCAATCTTTTTCTATTaacacagacacaaaacagcaaaatgcaaagttcttcctcatgccTTTGAAACAGTTTAAAGTGTTTCAAAGAACAGAGTGCTCAGCAACTGCCTGTGCTCCTCTCAAAGGTCAGAGAAGCAATACACCTCTCATAAACCAGCCATAACTGTATGGGATCAGGAATCAAAACTTCTCATCCTATTGCCTTTTGACGACAGTAGCCACCACCAAGGATCACCCTTACATGAAGAAAGGGTTGGTAGAAGTATATGTCTGGTGACCCTTCTGGCTCTCTCCTAACTGTGGTCCTGTGTGCTCTATTACAGGTACAACAATCTTCCCTCAGCCACCCCAGTTTCAATCCCTTTCTATCATcaaacttcctctttttctttaatcatGTGCCTGCTCCACCAGTATCTCAGATTTAATTATTCCTACTCCATCAAACCATGCATAGTGATATCATCACTTCCTTCAGCAACTTAAAATGTTCCGTCCTTGCTGCCTTCTCCTGACTTTCAGCCTTAGATTTGACTCTCCAACCACACAAGTTTCCTGTCTGCCTTAGGGAATAATGTTTTACCCAGGGAACCATGGTCACACCATCCCCCCTCCAGGTGCAAGTGCTGTTAGCAATGCTGTGCATTCACCTTTGCAGAGTGATCTAGAGGGAGAAGATCATGCCTTAGCTATTTTCTTGTactatgtttaaaaataattaaattttaaaaagtcttacAGTTCTACTTTTCTTCcataatttttctccattcagCCTGAGTTCATTATTGTAGAATGCATCTTCTActttactgaagaaaaacaaggttTTATTGCAGTTATAATGTGCAGCAAACCAAATGCAattgtttctttgcagaaacACAACACCACCATTCATGGGCAAGGAACATTTCTACACCTCTAATTTGTGTGTAAAGGACACTTTCACTTAAGGTCAGGACAGACTTGGAACTGGAAGTAAAGAAAAGGGCTTTCAAAGATATTAAATGAAATAGTAGCATACAGTTGCTCTGTGCCAGAACAGCTGTTTCTAGAGATCTGTCTCCTGAATATCCAATCAATAATATCCCCTTTCCTGCATCAGCCAGTTTAATAATTTGTTAGTGATCAAGTTATACTAATATTCTGTTCTAACAACATAGTGATATCAGACTTCTGCAGGTTGCATTAGATCAAACACTGTCATACATTTATAGACTGCACATTTACCTGGTGGACCTGTGAAACTTATACCTACCATCCCCTATTTCTCCATTCATTAAATAGTGCATTATTTTACTCCCTCAATTTCAAATTAGACCTTTTCCTATTACACAGTacagtattttgcattttctttattttaaataaataggaAGTGATACAAAATGCCTCCTCAGCAATCTTAGAAATACTGCagacagggaaaagcaaaatcagGCTGTTTCAAGGGAGGTAGGGTGAAATAAACAGGAATGTCCATACAtccaaaatatatatttagagaATCAAAAAAgctacaccaaaaaaaaaaaaaaaaccacaaatactAAGTTATTGCTAAGGCAGCAATAAAAGGTTATCAAATGTCAGATTTTAGATGCATGACATCTTTCTCACTAGCAAGTTGTTTCTTCTGTACTTACTTTCTTGCCATGTCTAGGCCAGCTTTCAAGATCACATCATAACGAAGAGACTGCACTACTTTTTCAAGATCCTTGTAATCTTTTACTATGTTGGGGTCATTTTCAAATTCATCTTCCAAATTACTTTCATCTtcatcctcttcttcctcctcttcttgtACGCTTTGTCTGCTCCTTTTAgagcttttgctgcttttgttccTCAGAGAAAGTACTGAGATATACTCTGGAGAGAGTCTTAATGCACTGAGTCTGACTGGGGAAAAACTGAAACATCTTCTGTAGTTTACTGTGCTTGCTTGACAGCTGCAGAATAAGCTTCTCCTCCAAGTGGGATACAGTTTATTTGAGGGGAATTTCTCCCACAGTCCGAACCAGACATTTAGTTTTCTGAAAGTGCTGATGGGGAGTCTGAAGCCAGTCATAGCATaacctaaaataaaacaaacattcacaCGTAAAAATGAGCAACTGTTTTGATGGATTGGAAGGATTTCCCCACATATGGCATAACAGTTACTACAAAAAGATGAGTATTCAGTTCCCCATACAGTGATGTATCACCTGAAAGCACAAGGCTTTAGGTGGCTTTATGATCCGACTTTCTCATACACTGGCCAACGCTACAAAGAGCTAAGACACCAGATgagaaacaaatgcagaaatgcCCAACAGAATACTCTGTTTGTAATTCTTTTTCTGGTGTTCAATATTAACTGTGCAAACACATTTGTGACGCTTTCCTCCCTACCTCTGAAATACAATTCacaaaatacacagaaacaCCGCTATCTGTGTCATAAAAAGCACAGGGAGATCTCTATTTATCATGAGTCATTGTCAATACAAGCAAGCTGCTGAGCACTGCAAGCAAGCAAATCCAGAAAAGCCGAAAGCTGCTTAACCTCCGTTTCTGCTTGGACCACAACGCTCCTGCGTGGCAAAACGCTGCACAACGTCCCCCCCTGTTTCTCCAGATGGGAACTGGCGCCGTGGTAGTGCTCGGCAGAAATAACACGGCTCTATGTACCGCACCAGGCGTGACACCAGGAGCGAGACTGGCAACAGCAGGCTCATCTGAAAGCTCCccggtgctgctgctcctctctctgaCCGGGGACAAGTAGGTGGAAACACCCCCAAAACACTCCAGGTGTCGTTCAACGCTCTCAGAAACAGATTTACAGCCCCTATTAGTTGGGTGCTGCGCTGGCTTTTACTGTGATCTTATATCCACGGAAACACGTCTTTCCTTACGAGATTAGAGTCTGGTTTCCCCGCACCCAAGTGACCCCTGCCGAAATATGAAATGAGGCGGTATTTGTGGCTGAGAAAAAAAGCCCTTATCAATGAGAGCAATTAGTggccaaataaaaataaccacaCCTCCCTCGGCTTTCTTCTTGTAACTAAATATGTGAACTTAAAATATATGACATATACTTTGAATTGTAGGACGGTATCGCAGAACACACAGGCCCCTCCTCAGTTCGGGGGCAAATTCCAACAGTTATTTGaacatgcaaataaatattACTGCTTCTTTTTAGCGCTCGACCTTATTTTGTTCCGCGCAGGCCAGCGGGTACAAGCGGGCCAGGAGGGCCGTGAGCCCGCCCGGCACAGCAAGCGCGCCCCCTCCGCCTCGCTGGAACCCTCGGGCGGGCAGAGCCTCGCCCGGcacccccgccccggcccggcccctgACCCGCCGGCGGGGCGCTCGGTGGCGGCGGCACCGGGCGGCCCCGCCTTCCCTGGCGGCTGCCCCGGGAGGCCGCAggggcccggccgccgccgcgaCCCGGCCCCGCGATCTCGGAGCCGCGGCGCGCCCGCTCCGGCCCCGGCGGAGGGCGGCCCGCGGGGCGCGGCGTTACCTGGGTGCCGCGGGCGCCTCGGGCCCGGGCCTCGCTGCCGTCCCCGCGCCGCCGCTCGCCCGCCGGAGGcggagccggagc
Coding sequences:
- the MTRES1 gene encoding mitochondrial transcription rescue factor 1 — translated: MTGFRLPISTFRKLNVWFGLWEKFPSNKLYPTWRRSLFCSCQASTVNYRRCFSFSPVRLSALRLSPEYISVLSLRNKSSKSSKRSRQSVQEEEEEEDEDESNLEDEFENDPNIVKDYKDLEKVVQSLRYDVILKAGLDMARNKVEDAFYNNELRLNGEKLWKKSRTVKLGDTLDLIIGEDKETGAAVVMRVVLKKLSDKTESEKYKVILRRWKNLKVPKQDVLK